One Amycolatopsis sp. NBC_00355 genomic window carries:
- a CDS encoding DUF6188 family protein — translation MKIPEELVGCAVRRTAFDFQVRLELVDEPADEEPRVDAELVVETAFRLRDAAGRCHDLRPATGAALAPVLDLFGRTVTAVRLRSGSLALTFDDGAELSVWPDPAYESWWLTGHGVEPILVGPGESN, via the coding sequence GTGAAGATTCCCGAGGAGCTCGTCGGCTGCGCGGTCCGCCGGACCGCGTTCGACTTCCAGGTGCGTCTCGAACTCGTCGACGAGCCGGCGGACGAAGAGCCGCGGGTCGACGCCGAACTGGTCGTCGAGACGGCGTTCCGGCTGCGTGACGCCGCAGGCCGCTGCCACGACCTCAGGCCGGCCACCGGGGCCGCGCTGGCGCCGGTGCTGGACCTGTTCGGCCGCACGGTGACCGCCGTCCGGCTGCGGTCCGGCAGCCTCGCGCTGACGTTCGACGACGGCGCCGAGCTGTCGGTCTGGCCGGATCCGGCGTACGAGTCGTGGTGGCTGACCGGGCACGGCGTCGAGCCGATCCTGGTCGGGCCGGGGGAGTCGAACTAG
- a CDS encoding DUF998 domain-containing protein — protein MTAPQPQTAVSPVHGRLALGGIGLAVAISIDLHLRLSSQVSPIWQTLSEYVYGKVGGSSAAPLFSAMCLALALGSVALLTGIAKARRPGTTAVCVLLGVWSAGLLVCGLVRVDPDGEARSLSGQVHNIAALTAFVALPAAAFVLTRRGRERCPWEPRRSTIRRLATASFASVGVVLGGFVVTLIIGPAHQEVTLGLFERLLFSVDVALLLTMVRPLVAASRR, from the coding sequence GTGACCGCACCGCAGCCGCAGACCGCCGTCTCGCCGGTGCACGGCAGGCTCGCGCTGGGCGGCATCGGCCTGGCCGTGGCCATCTCGATCGACCTGCACCTGCGCCTCTCGAGCCAGGTCAGCCCGATCTGGCAGACGCTCTCGGAGTACGTCTACGGCAAGGTCGGCGGCTCGTCGGCCGCGCCGCTGTTCAGCGCGATGTGCCTGGCGCTCGCGCTCGGCTCAGTCGCCCTGCTCACCGGCATCGCGAAGGCGCGCCGCCCGGGCACCACCGCCGTCTGCGTGCTGCTCGGTGTCTGGTCCGCCGGGCTGCTGGTGTGCGGGCTCGTGCGCGTCGACCCGGACGGTGAAGCGCGTTCGCTGTCCGGACAGGTGCACAACATCGCCGCGCTGACGGCGTTCGTCGCGTTGCCCGCGGCCGCGTTCGTGCTGACCCGCAGGGGTCGCGAGCGGTGCCCGTGGGAGCCGCGCCGCAGCACGATCCGGCGCCTGGCCACGGCGAGCTTCGCCAGTGTCGGCGTCGTGCTCGGCGGCTTCGTCGTCACGCTGATCATCGGCCCGGCGCACCAGGAGGTCACGCTCGGGCTGTTCGAGCGGCTCCTGTTCAGCGTCGACGTCGCGCTGCTGCTGACCATGGTCCGGCCGCTCGTGGCCGCGTCCCGGCGCTAG
- a CDS encoding TMEM165/GDT1 family protein — MVALISAFGLVLAVELPDKTLVATLVLTTRFRGWPVFAGVCAAFAVQCVIAVAFGSVLTLLPDVVLSLVVAGMFGLGAFMLLREGFSGADEAGEDASRTGPSPASFWRSALTSFGVLFAAEWGDASQLATASLTARIGNPLAVGVGSFAALVVVAGLAVFIGGKIRNRIRPKLIQRIAGFVFAGFAAFALLQLAF, encoded by the coding sequence ATGGTGGCGCTGATCAGCGCGTTCGGCCTGGTCCTCGCCGTGGAGCTGCCGGACAAGACACTGGTCGCGACCTTGGTGCTGACCACCCGTTTCCGCGGCTGGCCGGTATTCGCCGGGGTGTGCGCCGCGTTCGCCGTGCAATGTGTCATCGCGGTCGCGTTCGGCAGTGTGTTGACGTTGTTGCCGGACGTCGTCCTTTCCCTGGTCGTGGCCGGCATGTTCGGGCTCGGCGCTTTCATGCTCCTTCGCGAGGGATTCAGCGGAGCCGACGAAGCAGGCGAAGACGCTTCGCGCACAGGCCCCTCGCCAGCGTCCTTCTGGCGCTCCGCGCTGACGTCCTTCGGTGTGCTCTTCGCCGCCGAGTGGGGTGACGCCTCCCAGCTCGCGACGGCGAGCCTGACCGCCCGGATCGGCAACCCCCTGGCCGTCGGCGTCGGCTCGTTCGCCGCGCTCGTCGTGGTGGCCGGGCTCGCGGTGTTCATCGGCGGGAAGATCCGCAACCGGATCCGGCCGAAGCTGATCCAGCGCATCGCCGGGTTCGTGTTCGCCGGGTTCGCGGCGTTCGCCCTGCTCCAGCTGGCTTTCTGA
- a CDS encoding S41 family peptidase: protein MGSEARTAQVNEVIRRLDAHYVFPDVAAKLAEVLRRRLDEGAYADLDDAEFATVVTVDLQSVNGDKHVRLRHHLDPVPEDGDAKFDSEEFRVEAELEAFGIAAVRRLAGNVGYLDTTLLYPAELAGPAIAAAMTLLAPTDALLLDVRRNRGGTPGTSALLQSYLVDEQVNYLNIYEREGDRTTQMWTLPYVPGAKFGGTKPIWVLTGPRTFSGGEDLAFSLQQQGRAKTVGEPSRGGAHPREQYKVDTYLDVTVSIARSFHPETGENWEGTGVRPDIPVDAEKAFDTAYALALKHVLELGDTGPRRAVAEEARAALDRL, encoded by the coding sequence ATGGGGTCAGAAGCGCGCACTGCGCAGGTCAACGAGGTCATCCGCCGGCTGGACGCGCACTACGTCTTCCCGGACGTCGCGGCGAAGCTGGCGGAGGTGCTTCGCCGGCGTCTCGATGAAGGCGCGTACGCGGATCTCGACGACGCCGAGTTCGCGACGGTCGTCACAGTGGATCTGCAGTCGGTGAACGGCGACAAGCACGTGCGGCTGCGCCACCACCTCGACCCGGTCCCCGAAGACGGGGACGCGAAGTTCGACTCCGAGGAGTTCCGGGTCGAAGCCGAGCTGGAGGCGTTCGGCATCGCGGCGGTCCGGCGGCTGGCGGGCAACGTCGGCTACCTCGACACGACACTCCTCTACCCGGCCGAGCTGGCCGGGCCCGCGATCGCGGCGGCGATGACGCTGCTGGCGCCCACCGACGCACTGTTGCTCGACGTGCGCCGCAACCGCGGCGGCACCCCGGGCACGAGCGCGCTGCTGCAGAGCTACCTGGTCGACGAGCAGGTCAACTACCTGAACATCTACGAGCGCGAGGGCGACCGCACGACCCAGATGTGGACGCTGCCGTACGTGCCGGGCGCGAAGTTCGGCGGCACGAAGCCGATCTGGGTGCTCACCGGCCCGCGCACGTTCTCCGGCGGCGAGGACCTCGCGTTCTCCCTGCAGCAGCAGGGCCGCGCGAAGACCGTCGGCGAGCCCAGCCGCGGCGGCGCGCACCCGCGTGAACAGTACAAAGTGGACACCTATCTCGACGTGACCGTGTCGATCGCCCGCTCGTTCCACCCGGAGACGGGGGAGAACTGGGAGGGCACCGGCGTCCGCCCGGACATCCCGGTCGACGCGGAGAAGGCGTTCGACACGGCGTACGCGCTGGCCCTGAAGCACGTGCTCGAGCTCGGCGACACCGGCCCGCGGCGCGCGGTCGCCGAGGAGGCGCGGGCGGCGCTCGACCGGTTGTAG
- a CDS encoding cytochrome ubiquinol oxidase subunit I, which produces MEVLELARWQFGITTVYHFLMVPLTIGMSILVAAMQTRWVRTGELRHLRMTKFWGKLLLVNFAMGVVTGIVQEFQFGMTWSAYSRFVGDVFGAPLAMEGLVAFFVESTFLGLWIFGWDRLPKKVHLACAWAFSLATMASAYFILAANSWMQHPVGVTFENGKPTMNSIWAVLTNNTALAAIPHTLAGAFSVAAAFLVGIAGWHLWRRGDHQDVWRTSLRLGGWVGVAAFAVLAITGDTQGKLMFEQQPMKMASAEALCHTEKPASFSIIAIGDVAGSDCEDVKTFNVPALLSFLAHNDFKTEVKGVEDLIGEYQAKYGTNYPDDPDLGSLAGKPIDYVPNLPVTYWGFRMMIGFGAVSAGIGLLALWLTRRDRIPGSRWFPWLVLLGVATPFLGNSAGWIFTEMGRQPFVVAPNPSGVDGVWMFTAQAVSRLSTGEVWTSLIALTTVYAVLGVVELYLMRKYIRGGIDAVMPPSKPKNDDNEPGDTLAFAY; this is translated from the coding sequence GTGGAGGTCCTTGAGCTAGCGCGGTGGCAGTTCGGCATCACCACCGTCTACCACTTCCTGATGGTCCCGTTGACCATCGGGATGTCGATCCTGGTCGCGGCGATGCAGACCCGCTGGGTCCGCACCGGCGAGCTGCGGCACCTGCGGATGACCAAGTTCTGGGGCAAGCTGCTGCTGGTCAACTTCGCCATGGGCGTGGTGACCGGGATCGTGCAGGAGTTCCAGTTCGGGATGACGTGGAGCGCGTACTCCCGGTTCGTCGGCGACGTCTTCGGCGCGCCGCTGGCCATGGAAGGGCTCGTCGCGTTCTTCGTCGAGTCGACGTTCCTCGGCCTGTGGATCTTCGGCTGGGACCGGCTGCCGAAGAAGGTGCACCTGGCCTGCGCGTGGGCGTTTTCGCTGGCCACGATGGCCTCGGCGTACTTCATCCTGGCCGCGAACTCGTGGATGCAGCACCCGGTCGGCGTGACGTTCGAGAACGGCAAGCCGACGATGAACTCGATCTGGGCGGTGCTGACGAACAACACGGCGCTGGCCGCGATCCCGCACACGCTGGCCGGCGCGTTCTCGGTGGCGGCGGCGTTCCTGGTCGGCATCGCGGGCTGGCACCTCTGGCGGCGCGGCGACCACCAGGACGTCTGGCGCACGTCACTGCGCCTCGGCGGCTGGGTCGGCGTCGCCGCGTTCGCGGTCCTGGCGATCACCGGGGACACGCAGGGCAAGCTGATGTTCGAGCAGCAGCCGATGAAGATGGCGTCGGCGGAAGCCCTGTGCCACACGGAAAAGCCGGCGAGCTTCTCGATCATCGCGATCGGCGACGTCGCGGGGTCCGACTGCGAGGACGTCAAGACGTTCAACGTGCCCGCGCTGCTCTCGTTCTTGGCGCACAACGACTTCAAGACCGAGGTCAAGGGCGTCGAGGACCTGATCGGGGAGTACCAGGCGAAGTACGGCACGAACTACCCGGACGACCCGGACCTGGGTTCGCTGGCGGGCAAGCCGATCGACTACGTGCCGAACCTCCCGGTGACGTACTGGGGCTTCCGCATGATGATCGGCTTCGGCGCGGTGTCGGCGGGCATCGGCCTGCTGGCCCTGTGGCTGACCCGCCGCGACCGCATCCCCGGCTCACGCTGGTTCCCGTGGCTGGTGCTCCTCGGCGTAGCCACCCCGTTCCTGGGCAACAGCGCGGGCTGGATCTTCACGGAGATGGGCCGTCAGCCGTTCGTGGTGGCCCCGAACCCGTCCGGCGTCGACGGCGTCTGGATGTTCACGGCCCAGGCGGTCTCGCGGTTGTCGACCGGCGAGGTCTGGACGTCCCTCATCGCCCTGACCACGGTGTACGCCGTGCTGGGCGTGGTGGAGCTGTACCTGATGCGCAAGTACATCCGCGGCGGCATCGACGCGGTGATGCCGCCATCGAAGCCCAAGAACGACGACAACGAACCGGGCGACACGCTCGCGTTCGCCTACTGA
- the cydB gene encoding cytochrome d ubiquinol oxidase subunit II yields the protein MTLATIWFCVIAFFWAGYLFLEGFDFGVGMLLPVLARDNTERRVMVNTIGPVWDGNEVWMIVAGGAMFAAFPGWYASLFSAAYLPLLLLLLALIGRGVAFEYRGKVDSDRWRRTWDRVIMVGSWIPPLGVGLILATSVLGLPLDAEGNRVGSAFAAFRWDTLLGAIAVAAFSITHGAAFLALKTTGELRERARNLAIRLLPLAMVPVVAFLTVVQWREGTLWTLLAFGISALAAVVAWLKLRADRDGQAFAALGVVIAGAAVTMFGSLFPNVLPSTLDAANTLTIADTASSPYTLTVMTWVAVFGAPAVLIYQGWTYWVFRKRIGTQHIPAVHAP from the coding sequence ATGACCCTCGCGACGATCTGGTTCTGCGTCATCGCCTTCTTCTGGGCCGGCTACCTGTTCCTCGAGGGCTTCGACTTCGGCGTCGGCATGCTGCTGCCGGTGCTCGCGCGCGACAACACCGAGCGCCGCGTCATGGTCAACACCATCGGGCCGGTCTGGGACGGCAACGAAGTCTGGATGATCGTCGCCGGCGGCGCGATGTTCGCCGCCTTCCCCGGCTGGTACGCCAGTCTCTTCTCCGCCGCCTACCTGCCGCTTCTCCTCCTGCTGCTCGCCCTGATCGGCCGCGGCGTCGCCTTCGAATACCGCGGCAAGGTCGACTCGGACCGCTGGCGCCGCACCTGGGACCGCGTGATCATGGTCGGCTCGTGGATCCCGCCGCTCGGCGTCGGGCTGATCCTCGCGACGTCCGTCCTCGGCCTGCCCCTCGACGCCGAAGGCAACCGCGTCGGCTCCGCGTTCGCCGCCTTCCGCTGGGACACCCTGCTCGGCGCGATCGCCGTCGCCGCCTTCTCGATCACTCACGGCGCCGCGTTCCTCGCCCTCAAAACCACGGGTGAACTGCGGGAACGCGCGCGGAACCTGGCGATCAGGCTGCTGCCCCTCGCGATGGTGCCGGTCGTCGCGTTCCTGACGGTCGTCCAGTGGCGCGAAGGCACCCTGTGGACACTGCTCGCATTTGGGATCAGTGCTCTCGCTGCAGTAGTCGCCTGGCTGAAGCTGCGCGCCGACCGCGACGGCCAGGCGTTCGCCGCGCTCGGCGTCGTCATCGCCGGGGCCGCCGTCACGATGTTCGGCTCGCTCTTCCCGAACGTCCTGCCCTCGACCCTCGACGCCGCCAACACGCTGACCATCGCCGACACGGCGTCGAGCCCGTACACGCTGACGGTGATGACCTGGGTCGCCGTCTTCGGCGCCCCCGCCGTGCTGATCTACCAGGGCTGGACGTACTGGGTGTTCCGCAAGCGCATCGGCACCCAGCACATCCCGGCGGTCCACGCACCATGA
- the cydD gene encoding thiol reductant ABC exporter subunit CydD translates to MTQLPGRAPLLASESTVDSARPGKGPLGALPALVPAVRRALALVGFLSFLNAAALVAQAFLLADVLAAIVGAGSGGRAAQLAALIALVATRALTGWAVRTIAARAAATAQRELRAKAVDHALRLGPEWIARRGHGELTALTTRGLDALDAYFREYLPALVTAAVVPLGAGAAILFADWPSGVIVALTVPLLPVFAILVGKFTAGRVAGATDATHRMSERLLELVRVLPVLTAFRRAAAQAETVRKLSERHRRATLKTLKAAFSSAFVLELIATLSVALVAVVIGVRLAGGHLPLAIGLGVLILVPECYQPVRAVGAAFHASEDGVEAVRRVVDLLAVPAPVIGSAVPDGRDLHVSSLRVARRGGFAPDGETFTIRPGETHWLRAPSGGGKSTTLSALLGFVPAHDGSITVGATDLADADLTRWREQVAWVPQSPVFTGGTVREEVGSDAGLAELGLAGLADRPVAKLSLGQRQRVAVARALQRVREGAWLLLLDEPTAHLDETSARLVLDAVQRAVDNGAAAVIAAHERTAAVAMSISPPDAPEPSTKDSFATPLPWRAFLDGRLFGGAALGAVALLAGVALTATSGWLIAKASQQPPILTLTVAVVGVRAFGLGRAGLRYAERLVTHDAAFRIAGRLRVRLWNSLVRLGPARGLRAGEGQRRLVADVDTVRDLLPRVVSPPLVVALVAAGAIAVQAWVLPAAGWTLAAAVAAGLCAPLVALRAERRATSVLATGRRDVASRVLVLFEAAAELLAFGRAAEHRHALAEADTRLVTQARRQAFGVGAAEALVTLACGTAAIVSTAFAAQAVSAGRLDPVLAPLLALVPLALAEVLALLPPVAQHWDTLKQARHRLADTPDGAAKVAPRAGQGKSVAASSRPAGAAGAAESRAELATAGMRRATSRQLAEIADAADPPVEVAAVSGWAAAQQPAGFGGATGSRAGSEAGAVGWESAGFEGAAGSRADSEVRAAGWESADFVGAAESCVESEVRAAGRESAGFVGVAGSDAESEVRAAAQQPAGLVGVAGSDAESEVRAAAQQPAGFVGTAGSRAEAEVGAAGWESAGIEGAAERRFEVAASRSRKAAGSRSAGVASAARALVEIAGPSAELETAVQVRNPSRDHEVPSVELRGADLGWPDGPVVLRGVDLALAPGTYAAVVGGSGAGKSTLVAALLGFLAPTRGVVSAPEGVVWAPQEPMLAATTVGENLRLARPAATEDELREALHRVALDDVEPATVLGSGGSGLSGGQAQRVALARALLGAPSAGLVLLDEPTAHLDEPTARVVRARLREALAGRTVVHVTHRADEAEDADVVLEVRDGRVVTRVPVAGAT, encoded by the coding sequence ATGACGCAGCTTCCCGGGCGCGCTCCCCTTCTCGCCTCGGAGTCCACAGTGGACTCGGCGCGGCCGGGAAAGGGCCCGCTCGGCGCATTGCCGGCCCTCGTGCCGGCCGTGCGCCGAGCGCTGGCCCTGGTGGGATTCCTCTCGTTCCTCAACGCCGCCGCGCTGGTGGCCCAGGCATTCCTGCTCGCCGACGTCCTCGCGGCGATCGTCGGAGCGGGTTCCGGCGGACGCGCCGCCCAGCTGGCCGCGCTGATCGCGCTCGTCGCGACGCGCGCGCTGACCGGCTGGGCGGTGCGCACGATCGCCGCCCGCGCGGCGGCGACAGCGCAACGCGAGTTGCGCGCGAAAGCCGTCGACCACGCCCTGCGCCTCGGCCCGGAGTGGATCGCGCGGCGTGGCCACGGCGAGCTGACCGCGCTGACGACCCGCGGCCTCGACGCGCTCGACGCGTACTTCCGCGAGTACCTGCCCGCGCTGGTGACTGCGGCTGTCGTGCCGCTCGGCGCCGGCGCGGCGATCCTGTTCGCCGACTGGCCGTCGGGCGTGATCGTCGCACTGACCGTGCCGCTGCTGCCGGTGTTCGCGATCCTGGTCGGCAAGTTCACGGCCGGCCGCGTCGCCGGCGCCACCGACGCGACGCACCGGATGTCCGAGCGGCTGCTCGAACTGGTGCGCGTGCTGCCGGTGCTGACCGCGTTCCGCCGCGCGGCCGCCCAGGCCGAGACAGTCCGGAAGCTCTCCGAACGTCACCGCCGCGCGACGCTCAAGACGTTGAAAGCCGCCTTCTCATCGGCGTTCGTGCTCGAACTGATCGCGACGCTTTCGGTCGCGCTCGTCGCGGTCGTGATCGGCGTTCGGCTCGCGGGCGGCCACCTGCCGCTGGCCATCGGGCTGGGTGTGCTGATCCTCGTGCCGGAGTGCTACCAGCCGGTGCGCGCGGTCGGCGCCGCGTTCCACGCCAGCGAGGACGGCGTCGAGGCGGTCCGCCGGGTCGTCGACCTGCTGGCCGTCCCGGCGCCTGTCATCGGTTCTGCGGTTCCGGATGGTCGTGACCTGCACGTTTCTTCGTTGCGGGTGGCCCGTCGGGGCGGATTCGCGCCGGACGGCGAGACGTTCACGATCCGTCCGGGCGAGACGCACTGGCTCCGCGCCCCCAGCGGCGGCGGAAAATCGACGACGCTCTCAGCGCTCCTCGGCTTCGTTCCCGCGCACGACGGAAGCATCACGGTCGGAGCGACGGACCTCGCCGACGCCGACCTCACGCGCTGGCGCGAGCAGGTCGCGTGGGTGCCGCAGTCGCCGGTGTTCACGGGCGGCACGGTCCGCGAAGAGGTCGGCTCGGACGCCGGTCTTGCCGAGCTCGGCCTGGCCGGGCTGGCGGACCGTCCGGTGGCGAAGCTTTCGCTGGGGCAGCGTCAGCGCGTCGCGGTCGCGCGGGCCTTGCAGCGAGTGCGCGAAGGCGCGTGGCTCCTCCTGCTCGACGAGCCGACCGCCCACCTCGACGAGACCAGCGCGCGGCTGGTGCTCGACGCGGTGCAGCGCGCGGTCGACAACGGAGCCGCGGCGGTGATCGCGGCCCACGAGCGCACCGCCGCCGTCGCTATGTCGATTTCTCCTCCGGACGCGCCTGAACCATCCACAAAGGACTCATTCGCGACGCCGCTGCCCTGGCGAGCCTTCCTCGACGGACGCCTCTTCGGAGGCGCGGCGCTCGGCGCGGTGGCCCTGCTGGCCGGCGTCGCGCTGACCGCGACGTCCGGCTGGCTCATCGCCAAGGCGTCCCAGCAGCCACCGATCCTGACGCTGACGGTCGCCGTGGTCGGCGTCCGCGCGTTCGGCCTGGGCCGCGCCGGCCTCCGGTACGCGGAACGCCTGGTCACGCACGACGCCGCGTTCCGCATCGCAGGCCGCCTCCGCGTGCGGCTGTGGAATTCCCTGGTCCGCCTCGGCCCGGCGCGAGGCCTGCGCGCGGGCGAGGGTCAGCGTCGCCTGGTCGCCGACGTCGACACGGTGCGCGACCTCCTGCCCCGGGTGGTGTCGCCGCCGCTGGTGGTGGCGTTGGTCGCGGCCGGAGCGATCGCGGTCCAGGCCTGGGTCCTGCCCGCGGCGGGCTGGACGCTCGCGGCGGCGGTCGCGGCCGGCTTGTGCGCGCCGCTGGTCGCGCTGCGAGCCGAACGCCGCGCGACATCAGTGCTGGCGACCGGCCGACGCGACGTCGCATCGCGGGTCTTGGTGCTTTTCGAGGCAGCGGCCGAGCTGCTGGCGTTCGGCCGGGCGGCGGAGCATCGCCACGCCCTTGCCGAGGCCGACACCCGGTTGGTGACCCAGGCCCGCCGCCAGGCCTTCGGAGTGGGCGCGGCGGAGGCCCTGGTGACACTGGCCTGCGGCACGGCGGCGATCGTGAGCACGGCCTTCGCGGCCCAGGCAGTCTCGGCTGGACGGCTTGATCCGGTGCTGGCGCCACTGCTGGCGTTGGTGCCGTTGGCGTTGGCGGAGGTGCTCGCGCTGCTGCCGCCGGTGGCCCAGCACTGGGACACGCTGAAGCAGGCCCGCCACCGCCTGGCCGACACCCCCGACGGAGCCGCGAAGGTAGCTCCACGCGCCGGGCAGGGCAAGTCGGTGGCCGCCAGTTCGCGGCCAGCCGGTGCTGCGGGTGCCGCGGAGTCTCGCGCCGAGTTGGCGACGGCAGGAATGCGCCGGGCCACCAGTCGGCAACTGGCTGAGATTGCAGATGCCGCTGACCCTCCGGTCGAGGTGGCGGCAGTGTCGGGCTGGGCCGCCGCGCAGCAACCCGCTGGTTTTGGGGGTGCGACTGGGTCTCGCGCCGGGTCGGAGGCCGGGGCTGTCGGGTGGGAGTCGGCTGGCTTTGAGGGTGCGGCTGGGTCTCGCGCGGATTCGGAGGTCCGGGCTGCCGGGTGGGAGTCGGCTGACTTTGTGGGTGCGGCTGAGTCTTGCGTCGAGTCGGAAGTGCGGGCTGCCGGGCGGGAGTCGGCTGGCTTCGTGGGTGTCGCTGGGTCTGACGCCGAGTCGGAGGTTCGGGCCGCCGCGCAGCAACCCGCTGGCCTCGTCGGTGTCGCTGGGTCTGACGCCGAGTCGGAGGTCCGGGCCGCCGCGCAGCAACCCGCTGGCTTCGTGGGTACCGCTGGGTCTCGCGCCGAGGCGGAGGTTGGGGCTGCCGGGTGGGAGTCGGCTGGCATTGAGGGTGCCGCGGAGCGTCGGTTCGAGGTGGCGGCCTCCCGGTCGCGCAAGGCCGCCGGGTCGCGGTCGGCTGGTGTCGCGAGTGCCGCTCGGGCTCTGGTCGAGATTGCCGGACCTTCGGCTGAGCTCGAGACTGCTGTGCAGGTCCGGAACCCGTCGAGGGACCACGAGGTGCCGTCTGTTGAGCTGCGGGGTGCTGACCTCGGGTGGCCGGATGGGCCCGTCGTGTTGCGTGGTGTCGATCTGGCTCTTGCGCCGGGGACCTATGCGGCCGTCGTCGGGGGTAGTGGGGCCGGCAAGTCGACTCTGGTTGCCGCTCTTCTCGGGTTTCTCGCGCCGACTCGGGGTGTCGTCAGCGCGCCCGAGGGTGTTGTCTGGGCGCCGCAGGAGCCGATGCTTGCCGCCACCACCGTCGGCGAAAACCTTCGGCTGGCGCGGCCGGCCGCCACCGAGGACGAGCTGCGCGAAGCCTTGCATCGAGTGGCGCTCGACGACGTCGAGCCGGCGACTGTGCTCGGCAGTGGCGGTAGCGGGCTCTCCGGTGGGCAGGCGCAGCGTGTTGCGCTGGCGCGGGCCTTGCTCGGGGCGCCTTCGGCGGGGCTCGTGCTGCTCGACGAGCCCACCGCCCACCTCGACGAGCCGACCGCGCGCGTTGTGCGGGCGCGGCTTCGGGAGGCGCTCGCGGGGCGGACCGTGGTGCACGTGACCCACCGCGCCGACGAGGCCGAGGACGCGGACGTGGTGCTCGAGGTCCGGGACGGCCGGGTCGTCACACGAGTGCCGGTGGCCGGGGCGACGTGA
- a CDS encoding GAF domain-containing sensor histidine kinase gives MDPTLAARALSAATEITSTALSGDDPGAVLDTVVARAAELADADLGLAMVSADDGRVVVEAAHYATPHPGEVAASADGLRATPTRTGVTEVEPEGEPGRAGEPNASAGNAVAGSAASASTAPEPDTSRPSARGSESASAADSSVAVPVVGESLRGLSLPADSAAGRVARGGEPIASDDFTVDPRTAPYVPAELHGYGPFAAAPFGSGGRVLGALTVYRKQGREPFSAGTVEMLVAFAAQAGVVLALAEGANARHRVALYEERERIARELHDVIVQRLYGAGMQLDRVRRNMRKRFAQADGARLSDAIDQLDQTIEEIRGTVRALRSAEPRHDTGTPADLAESARGEVRIAGELLGYPPTLELSGEFADVPAERADHIRAALREALSNVVRHSGASETRVTLARDSHGVKLRVRDNGSGVPQGVATRGLRHLAERADAAGGKFFLNSSPSLGTLVAFDLPLD, from the coding sequence ATGGATCCGACGCTTGCCGCGCGGGCGCTGTCCGCCGCCACCGAGATCACCAGCACCGCCCTGTCCGGCGACGACCCGGGCGCGGTGCTGGACACGGTCGTCGCCCGCGCCGCCGAACTCGCCGACGCCGACCTCGGCCTGGCCATGGTCAGCGCCGACGACGGCCGCGTGGTCGTCGAGGCCGCCCACTACGCCACACCTCACCCGGGCGAGGTCGCCGCGTCCGCCGACGGGCTACGCGCCACGCCGACTCGCACGGGGGTCACCGAGGTCGAGCCGGAAGGCGAGCCCGGGCGCGCGGGCGAGCCGAACGCCTCGGCCGGCAACGCCGTCGCGGGGTCAGCCGCGTCAGCGTCGACCGCACCGGAGCCGGACACTTCGCGGCCAAGCGCGCGCGGCAGCGAATCGGCGTCAGCCGCCGACAGCAGCGTTGCCGTCCCGGTGGTCGGCGAGTCGCTCCGCGGGCTGTCCCTTCCCGCCGACTCCGCGGCCGGACGGGTCGCTCGCGGTGGTGAACCCATCGCCAGCGATGACTTCACCGTCGATCCGCGGACCGCGCCCTACGTTCCCGCCGAACTGCACGGGTACGGGCCCTTCGCCGCCGCGCCGTTCGGGTCCGGGGGCCGCGTGCTCGGCGCACTCACCGTCTACCGGAAGCAGGGGCGCGAGCCCTTCTCCGCGGGGACGGTGGAAATGCTCGTCGCCTTCGCCGCGCAAGCCGGGGTGGTGCTCGCGCTCGCCGAGGGCGCCAACGCTCGCCACCGTGTCGCGCTCTACGAGGAGCGGGAGCGCATCGCCCGTGAGCTCCACGACGTCATCGTCCAACGCCTCTACGGCGCCGGGATGCAGCTCGACCGGGTGCGGCGCAACATGCGCAAGCGGTTCGCCCAGGCCGACGGCGCTCGCCTGTCCGACGCGATCGACCAGCTCGACCAGACCATCGAGGAGATCCGCGGGACCGTGCGCGCGCTGCGGTCAGCGGAACCTCGCCACGACACCGGCACACCGGCCGACCTTGCCGAATCGGCGCGCGGCGAGGTCCGTATCGCGGGGGAGCTGCTCGGCTACCCGCCGACCCTGGAGCTGTCCGGTGAGTTCGCCGACGTCCCCGCCGAACGCGCCGATCACATCCGGGCCGCCCTGCGCGAAGCACTGTCCAATGTGGTCAGACACTCCGGCGCGAGCGAAACCCGCGTCACTTTGGCCCGGGACTCGCACGGTGTGAAGCTCCGCGTCCGGGACAACGGTTCCGGCGTCCCCCAAGGTGTCGCCACTCGCGGCCTGCGCCACCTCGCCGAACGCGCGGACGCCGCGGGCGGGAAGTTCTTCCTGAACTCCTCACCCAGCCTCGGCACCCTGGTGGCGTTCGACCTGCCTCTCGACTGA